The Lycium ferocissimum isolate CSIRO_LF1 chromosome 8, AGI_CSIRO_Lferr_CH_V1, whole genome shotgun sequence DNA segment GAACAATTGCTCTTATGTGTTCACTAGAGCAAGAAGTAATCACTGTTACAAGATTTCTATGCCTAATGTTTCTCATCACTCCACATTCTGTATCAAACCTTTTGTATAGTTCCTCATCTTGCAAATTTAGAACCTTTATTGCCACCACAGTTCCACCAAATAACGCACCTTTGTACACATAGCCAGAACTTCCCACACCAATTAAATTTGATCCATTAAAATTGTTTGTGGCTCGTTGAATCTCGTGATAAGAAACTAATTGATAAGTCCTGATCTCTATTACCTTTTCTACATCTTTGGACCTTCCTTTCTTCCATCAACTCATTATCCAGATTGaagccaacaagaatatcagAAAAGATGAAATAACCACTGGAATAACGACTTTTAGCACAAGCTTCTTAGACTTTGATTGTTTTTCAGGATTAGTGATAGCACAAACAGGAACCCCAAATATGTGCATTCCACATAGACCTTTGTTCCCTCAAAAAGATTGTGGAGTGGAATTTGCAAACACGCCACCTCTAGGTATTCCACCTTCTAAATCATTAAATGAAACATTGATGTCTTTAAGGTATATGAGTGTTTCCAATGACTTAGGAATGATACCTGACAAGCCATTTAAAGACAAATCCAATTGTTCCAAGCTTATCAAGTTGGAAAAGGATAACGGAATTGGGCCTGAAAATGAATTATTCGATAGGGAAAGAAACTTCAAGTTTTGGAGGTCCCCCAAATTGCTAGGTATCATGCCTGAGAAGTGGTTACCAGAAATATCTATTCTACAATGGCCTTTAATTCTCCAATGTCCGATGGAAGTTCTCCCTCAATAGAATTTCGTTCACAGACGACTCATTTTCCAAAGGCTCAAAGGTAACTTTGACGCTATTTTGTTAGAAACTCAACGAAAGGTATTTAGCATGCTTAGATTTCCTAAGCATTCTAGAACCACCCCAGAGAGCTCATTATCTCGTAGAGATAATTGAACCAAATTAGATAAATTACATACTACCTCTGGAATATGCCTATGCAATTTATTGTTTTCTAGATATAGCCCTTGGAGTTGTTCAAGTTGTCCAATCTCAGTAGGAATATTTCCTATTAAGTTGTTTCCATAAAGACTTAGTTTCATTAGACCACTTATGTTGCCTATACTTGCGGGAATGGGGCCTCTGATGTGTGCATCAGTAGTATGAAATACTTCAGTAGTAGATGAAAGATTCCCAATAGTACTGGGCAAAACAGCATTCAACGGATtggaaccaacaacaacatacccagttggatcccacaatgtggggtctggggagggtaaagtgtacgcagaccttacccccaccttggaaggtagggaggttgtttccgaaagaccctcggctcaaaagaaaacaaggaaaacaTCTTACAGTCCACCAAAGAATTTAAGAATCGTAATTCATGTTCTCTTGGTTCATTGGTAAGTTGATTACCAAATAGGAATAATTCTCGCAGCTCACGAAGATTTCCCAAATTAGTCGGTATAGTCCCACTGAAAAAGTTCACTTCTAGACCTAGTATCTCGAGCTTGGAAGCATTTGTGATGTACGGAGGAATTTCCCCTACGAGTTGATTGTGTTCCAAGAGAAGTTCTTTAAGATTAGGAAGATCTTCCTGTAGTGGTTGGAATTATCCCAGAAAGTTTGTTGAAAACTAAAGAAATACCTTCCAAGGAAGATATATTGGAAATAGCCTTTGGAATTTCACCGATTAGATTATAATTCCCCTCAAAATCTAACTCCCTCAAATTTGATAGCTTCCCTAACTCTCGAGGAATTCGCCCCACTAGGTGAATTTCTTCGCCGTGAAGATATTGCAGAGTGAAAATATTTCCCAATGAAGTAGGAATAATCCCACTTATTTCATTAAATCCAATATACAACCTCTCGAGCATGGCTAAACAATCAATAATTCTAGGTATTTCCAGAGGCGAatccaggatttaaattttatgggttcaatcttaagatttttaacattaaactcattatatttttaaagttaggggTTCATATACACTAattattgcaattttaataattttttacacataaatttggGTTCACgtcgaaagtttggggttcagtTG contains these protein-coding regions:
- the LOC132066327 gene encoding receptor kinase-like protein Xa21; amino-acid sequence: MHIFGVPVCAITNPEKQSKSKKLVLKVVIPVKGRSKDVEKVIEIRTYQLVSYHEIQRATNNFNGSNLIGVGSSGYVYKGALFGGTVVAIKVLNLQDEELYKRFDTECGVMRNIRHRNLVTVITSCSSEHIRAIVLEYMPNGSLDNLLHREECHLNLLKRVTIMLDVAMAIEYLHHGHDTPIVHCDPKPANVLLDDAMVAHVGDFGISKILVVSNSMTHTETLGTLGYIAPVFPSEEYEVGVGVRMLIHC